Proteins encoded by one window of Vidua chalybeata isolate OUT-0048 chromosome 15, bVidCha1 merged haplotype, whole genome shotgun sequence:
- the NEUROG1 gene encoding neurogenin-1, with the protein MPAEAPSSGDGAEPGAPRERRRRRGRARARTEALLHTLKRSRRVKANDRERNRMHHLNAALDELRSVLPTFPDDTKLTKIETLRFAYNYIWALSETLRLAEQCLPPPPAFRGAAAPPSPGSDAGSWLSSASPSAPSLCASASGPSSPATSEDCAYAPADSLRGFRGLPAGPGAPLR; encoded by the coding sequence ATGCCCGCCGAGGCGCCCAGCAGCGGCGACGGCGCGGAGCCCGGCGCTCCGCGGGAGCGGCGCAGACGGCGCGGCCGTGCGCGGGCGCGGACCGAGGCGCTGCTGCACACGCTGAAGCGCAGCCGCCGGGTCAAGGCCAACGACCGGGAGCGGAACCGCATGCACCACCTCAACGCCGCCCTGGACGAGCTCCGCAGCGTCCTGCCCACCTTCCCCGACGACACCAAGCTCACCAAGATCGAGACCCTGCGCTTCGCCTACAACTACATCTGGGCCCTCTCCGAGACCCTCCGCCTGGCCGAGCAGTgcctcccgccgccccccgcctTCCGCGGGGCTGCCGcgccccccagccccggcagcgaCGCGGGGTCCTGGCTGTCCAGCGCCTCCCCGTCCGCCCCTTCGCTCTGCGCCTCCGCCTCCGGCCCCAGCAGCCCCGCCACCTCCGAGGACTGCGCTTATGCGCCCGCCGACAGCCTAAGGGGCTTCCGCGGGCTGCCCGCCGGCCCGGGCGCGCCCCTCCGCTAG
- the CXCL14 gene encoding C-X-C motif chemokine 14: MKLLTAALLLLFIAMCLASAEGVKCKCSRKGPKIRFSNVRKLEIKPRYPFCVEEMIIVTLWTRVRGEQQHCLNPKRQNTVRLLKWYRVWKEKGRVYEE, encoded by the exons ATGAAGCtcctgacagcagctctgctcctgctcttcatCGCGATGTGCTTAGCCAGCGCGGAAG GCGTGAAGTGCAAATGTTCAAGAAAAGGTCCTAAAATAAGATTCTCTAATGTACGAAAGCTGGAAATAAAACCGAGGTACCCATTTTGCGTGGAAGAGATGATTAT TGTGACACTGTGGACACGGGTCaggggggagcagcagcactgcctcaACCCCAAGCGCCAGAACACCGTGAGGCTGCTCAAGTGGTACCGGGTATGGAAGGAGAAGGGCAG GGTTTATGAAGAATAA